TGCTGGGGTGGCGGACGCGGACGGCGTCCGTGCTGTTCATGATCGGCGTGCTGTCGCTCCAGAACCGCAGCATCTTCATGGGCGACGGCGGCGACAACGTCATCCACCTCATGGCCACGTATCTGGTGATCACGCGCTGCGGCCAGGTGTGGTCGCTCGACGCGCGGCGCGCGCGGCGGCAGGCGGCGCTCGGCACGGCCGCTCCGGCGCGGGACCGGGTCGGGACGGTGCTGTGGGCGGTGACCGGAGCCGCGCTGGCCGCCGCGACCGTGCTGGGGCATCTGACCTGGGGCTGGGCGCTGATCTTCTGGGGTCTGTGGGTCGCGCACGCGGTGTGGTGGGCGGTGCGGCGCGCCAGGTCCGCCGAGCCGCGGACGGTCTGCGACGTGCTGGCGAACCTCGCGCACAACGCCGGGCTGCTCGTGATCATGGCCCAGGTCTGCTTCATCTACGCGACCGCCGGCTGGTACAAGGTCCAGGGCACCCGCTGGCAGGACGGCACCGCCGTCTACTACCCGCTCAAGCTGGACTACTTCACGCCCTGGCCGGGGCTCGCGGACATGATGGCGGGCAACGGGGCCGTGATCATGCTGCTCGGCTACGGCACCGTCATCGTGCAGGTCGCCTTCCCGTTCACGCTCTTCAACCGCCGGCTGAAGAACGTGCTGCTGACCGTCATGATCATCGACCACGCGTCGATCGCCGTGATCATGGGGCTGCCGTTCTTCTCGGCGGCGATGATCTCGGCGGACCTGGTCTTCCTGCCGACGATCTTCCTGGTGTGGACGGGCGCCAAGGTCACGGGGCTGAAGAACCTGCTCCTCGGCAGGGTGCCGGGCACGGCCCCGCCGGACAAGCACCCGCCGCAGCGGCCCGAGGCCGAACGGCCGGACCCCGGGATCCCGGCCCAGGCGGGCTCCCCGGAAGCGCACGCGGACGCCGGCCGGGCCTGAGGGCCGCGGAGGTACGCGGACGCGCGCGGACCGGGACGCGGGCCTCGGGGTGGGCAGGCCCGGCCCGGACACGGCGGGCGCGGGCGTGGACACGGCGCCCGGGCGCGGCTCCCTGACGCGGTACGGACTCGACGTGGCCACGGCCTCCGTACGCGCCCGCCCCGCGGGCCCGTACGGGGCCCCCAGACCGCCGGACGGGCGACGGGCCGGGACGCGTAGGCTCGGCGCATGAGCGGAGACGTCGTACGGGAGTGGCGCGAGGCCGCCGCGGACGACCGCGCCGTGCTGCTCGACGGCTTCCACGCCCTCAAGCACGCCCTGCGCTTCGGCGCCCGGGTCCGGATCGCCGTCACCGCCTCCCGCGCCGACGCCCGCGCGCTCGCCGGTGAACTGGCCCCCGACCTCGCCGACCGCCTCGACTCCCTGCTCGCCGAGGTGCCCGACCGGGAGCTGCGCGAGCTGGTGCCCCGGCGGCACCCCACCGGCATCGCCGCGCTGGCCGACCGGCCGGAACCGGCCGCCGTCCGCGCCGCGCTGCGCGCGCCCCGCTCCGCGCCGGTCGTCGTCCTCGACAACCCGCGCAACCTCGGCAACGTCGGAGCCGTCGTCCGCCTCGCCGCCGGCATGGGCGCCACCGGCGTCGTCACCACCGGCGACGCCGACCCCTGGCACCCCCACGCCGTCCGGGGCGCCGCCGGGCTGCACTACGCCACCGCCGTCGCCCGCCTCCCGCTCGGCGACCTCCCCGACGCCGCCCCCGGCCCGCTCTACGCCCTCGACCCCGCCGGCGACGACCTGCGCACCCTGCGCCTGCCGCCCGGCGCACTCCTCGCCTTCGGCTCCGAACGGCACGGCATCTCCCCGGCCCTGCGCACACGCGCGGACCGGCTCGTCTCGCTCCCGATGCGCCCGCAGGTCTCCAGCTACAACCTGGCCACCAGCGTCGCCATGACCCTCTACCACTGGTCCCAGACCGACGGCCCGGACACCGGGGACGGCCCCGGAGTCCCGGCTCAGACATCTGGGAGCACGTAACCGGGCGGTGAGCCGTGCCTCGACCTTGGTGCCCACGGCCGGGCCGAACGCCCAGATTCGGCCCGGCTTCCCCCGCTAGCTCACCGAACCCCTACTCGTCCGTGGCAGCCAGCCTTTCGCTGGTGCGCTCTTCTACGTCCGCGTAGGAGTCTTCCGTGCCCGGCTGCTCTCCGGCACCACTGATGTCGTCGCTCTGGCCGACATCGGTGTCGTATGCGTCATCGGGCTCTGCTTCCTCGACGTCTCCGGGCTTTCGCTTCCTCAACTCGTCGCGGGGGGTTTCCGCCCTGTCTTCCAACGGCATCGCGGCCCAAGCGAAGTAGTCGTAACTGGAGATGAGGTTGTTGTCGGGGCCAGGTTGCAGGAAGCTACCCAGGTCAGGAGATTGAATCGTACTGTCTGTCACAGTCCAGTGCTGGTCGTGGTTTCCGGGGTCACAAGGCTGCATCGTGGTATCCCGGAAAGAGTGACGCTGGATGCATGCGTCCCCGATGGCCAGCAGGTACTGCTCGGGATCGGCGGTGAACAGCAGTTGCACCTGGAAGTCAGGGCCTCCCTTCGGGTACGGCCCGTACGGCAGTAGTGACGGGTTGCCGCGGGCCATGGCCAGATCAGGCTGCTGGGCCGAGACGAATCGGTACGTGTGACCCGAGAGCGGCTGCTGACAGCGCAGATCGCGTTTGCGGCAGTCGTTGACGTTGTACTTCAGCCAGAAGTGGTCGGAGTTCACGCCCTCCCGGTTCAGGCGCATCGACTGGTTGGTGGGCTGCCCCGTGTAGATCCAGTCGAGTTGGTTCTCGCTTTGATGCGTGGGCGCGTCGGCAGCAAGGACGTGGTCCTGCAAGCTACGCGGGAGCCTGGAAGGGTGGCGGTTGAAGTCTCCCGGGAACATCCAGTTCTGGTCGGGGACTCCTCGACGCTGCATGTACTGCCGGGCGGTCTCGATCATGTCTTCGGCGTCGTTGGGCGCATCGGGCCCGTTGGACCTGGCATGACCGGTGAAGTACCAGTAATCGCCCAGCCGAATACCCATGATGGGCCTGGAATCGAACCTTGAATGGACGGGAAGCTGTACGGCCTCGTCCGCCTGTAGTCGCGTGACAAAGGCCAAGCCGTTTCGCTGTTGACCAGGGTCCGCCCAGTAGATGTGCACGATGTGCGGTCTGGATTCGGTGCCCATCTGATAGATGTGCTCGGTTACCCCCGTGTCTGCGAACCTCGGGTCACCCTGCGTCCACCCTGCCGTGTCCGGTGGTGCGCTGCCCGCTTCCTGGAGTGCCAGGACATCGGTCTCAGCCATCCGTGTCCGGATGGCGTTTGTCCAGCGGGATTCCGGAGTGCCCGGCTCTCCTTCGGTTCCCTGGAACTGGCCGTGCATGTTGTACGAGCTGAACGACTGAGGGTCGCCGTAGTTCACGGCCTCCGCCTCCGTGGCGGTCATCGTGACGTTCGTGACCAGTCCTGCCAGCGTGACCACGAGGGCGGCCACGGCGGTGATCCACCGCCGCTGAGGGTCCCTTGTCGTCACATGGTTGTGTCTCGTCAATGATCCGTTCCTCTCGTTTCGACGCCGCGCCACGCTGCTCAGGGCACTGCCTACCGCTGCAAGCCGCCCGTGGCGGTGCGGAGCTGCCGTACCAGCAGGGGCCTTGTGCGCGCATGGCGAGCACGTGGACACGAAGCCTGCCGAGTGATCTGATTGTCCGTCGGCTCGTCGGGGAAAAGACCAGGTGGCCAGCGCGCTGACTGGATAAAATCCTGGTCAGATCCGGACAACCTCGGGGAGATCGTGGGGCGAGAACGCCAGTTCAAGGGCACGGACGCGGAGATCGCCTTAGCCCGCTTCCTGTGTGATATCACCGAAAGCCTCGGGCTCGACACCGTGAAGAAGGCTGCAGGGCACTTTCCCCACATCGGGAGCCGCTCGACGTGGGCGGAGTACCTCAACGGGGCGAAGCGGATTCCCCAACCGGTCCTGCGCGACGTGCTCCAAGAGCTGCGCCGGATGCGGCCGGACAAGTGGAGCGGGCGCCTCCTGGTCGAGGCGAACGCGCTGTGGAAGGCCGCTGCCGAGGGCACCCCACCACCACAGGACAGCTCCAGCAGCGAGTTGGTCAGCCTCTACCGTCGGCTCACCGAGACCACGGAAGCCCTGTACAAGGCCCAGTCGGTCGCGATGAACAGCGAGAGCGTCATCCGGCTGCTGCTCCAGTTCGCCGGATGGCAGGAGAGAAGGGTCGCGGACCTCGCCCACGAGGTCGAGCAGTTGCGGGAGAGGGAACGCGCGCAGGCCGCGCGAAGCCTGGACCGGGCGCGGTTCCGTCTCTCCCGTGTCCAGGCCGAACTGGAGCGGGCGCGCAGCGACCGCTATACCGCCGAGCAGGCGCAGACGACGCTCATGCGGGAACAACAGGAGATCTACCGGGACTTCGAGCAGCTTCAGCAAGCCGCGTCCGACCCGGACATCGAGCCGACGCTCCTGCCGGAACGCGCGCCCGAGCCGCAGATGTCGGACGAGGAGATCGACCGCAGAATGGACGAGCAGCTCGACCTCATCGGCACCGACCGCGAACAGCGCGGAGTGATGCTCTCCGAGG
The Streptomyces sp. CNQ-509 DNA segment above includes these coding regions:
- a CDS encoding HTTM domain-containing protein codes for the protein MRRRFEDALTRGLGHVTTRALGPYQTAVVRIGFAFTWLCFLLRELPHRHELYGPDGPWSYDLGKRLISQTDAFTLLMWSRSEFWFEIVYLLAIAASVMLLLGWRTRTASVLFMIGVLSLQNRSIFMGDGGDNVIHLMATYLVITRCGQVWSLDARRARRQAALGTAAPARDRVGTVLWAVTGAALAAATVLGHLTWGWALIFWGLWVAHAVWWAVRRARSAEPRTVCDVLANLAHNAGLLVIMAQVCFIYATAGWYKVQGTRWQDGTAVYYPLKLDYFTPWPGLADMMAGNGAVIMLLGYGTVIVQVAFPFTLFNRRLKNVLLTVMIIDHASIAVIMGLPFFSAAMISADLVFLPTIFLVWTGAKVTGLKNLLLGRVPGTAPPDKHPPQRPEAERPDPGIPAQAGSPEAHADAGRA
- a CDS encoding RNA methyltransferase yields the protein MSGDVVREWREAAADDRAVLLDGFHALKHALRFGARVRIAVTASRADARALAGELAPDLADRLDSLLAEVPDRELRELVPRRHPTGIAALADRPEPAAVRAALRAPRSAPVVVLDNPRNLGNVGAVVRLAAGMGATGVVTTGDADPWHPHAVRGAAGLHYATAVARLPLGDLPDAAPGPLYALDPAGDDLRTLRLPPGALLAFGSERHGISPALRTRADRLVSLPMRPQVSSYNLATSVAMTLYHWSQTDGPDTGDGPGVPAQTSGST
- a CDS encoding endonuclease/exonuclease/phosphatase family protein, which gives rise to MAALVVTLAGLVTNVTMTATEAEAVNYGDPQSFSSYNMHGQFQGTEGEPGTPESRWTNAIRTRMAETDVLALQEAGSAPPDTAGWTQGDPRFADTGVTEHIYQMGTESRPHIVHIYWADPGQQRNGLAFVTRLQADEAVQLPVHSRFDSRPIMGIRLGDYWYFTGHARSNGPDAPNDAEDMIETARQYMQRRGVPDQNWMFPGDFNRHPSRLPRSLQDHVLAADAPTHQSENQLDWIYTGQPTNQSMRLNREGVNSDHFWLKYNVNDCRKRDLRCQQPLSGHTYRFVSAQQPDLAMARGNPSLLPYGPYPKGGPDFQVQLLFTADPEQYLLAIGDACIQRHSFRDTTMQPCDPGNHDQHWTVTDSTIQSPDLGSFLQPGPDNNLISSYDYFAWAAMPLEDRAETPRDELRKRKPGDVEEAEPDDAYDTDVGQSDDISGAGEQPGTEDSYADVEERTSERLAATDE